A section of the Lineus longissimus chromosome 1, tnLinLong1.2, whole genome shotgun sequence genome encodes:
- the LOC135493598 gene encoding BAI1-associated protein 3-like isoform X3: MSRRGQHRPVRTLSIQRQPSTEEDSRGDVKYSFLPAELGNPKVQESDGSFFESFTALSWKQENRRLRAANEDEKEADKAPPSELLFGPRQKIHRLQDKEFELLYIEVLYTIKHKIGTTSGGHLPFIRDLYLYAQDAFGISPEEHARLLAKASEEKAPIVILNCTVVEGKDLEAKDANGFSDPYCMLGIMPGRKASAARLDINEGGTYSSDEELKPKEKRSALKKFSQSIKRKKEKHTVVKDILPAKYIKSTTVQPCTLNPNWNEKFRFDLDDPKSDRLHLDIWDHDEEVSVFDAASKLNEIQSLKGLGRVFKQIAQSARAGEDGAVDDFLGCVNVPLDCIPSTGIDKFFDLEGRSNRSNVQGQIRLKLNLATREDRGVSEEDNWTDIKQHEDLYCIFIEHEIRKYQDAKYRWDGELPQAAQTILHQHAIQGDITEVQRAMCRWAAYSKKHLEHPFDYEVLYRLLEDLDSVWEPSALSREEDKDEEGNEEEKERNAKKSPYGTNRPRKTQEESLAESFNLFIEFCLGLLRKLRQVFPAANRAAQVRLDFMLRCLAKIYQMSVFRKCCPFQKELHSEIVAVLKKGNLEWYEKQYSITRPQTNVKGEDEIVVSLSELTNIINTDCQKSLLYYDKSFEKIGNVKYFGVLYKQLEKMISDDISAGLEEELGDDVNKEMDGVKLPKRPPSASDQAELDCPGAHQQGTQLFELYLALQEFTKFRENLPASERKSLAVSQHYEWFKPAVERWLPMAKHKLMQRIKKAVELDKIFRDRSSHIEMSEVESGVKHSTSAVDVSCCFGQIIEFWRQLSWPDLPTAYPFITKITDDMCVGATYYADLIHGKLKNAGYYDEVGQFDVTEQLCITINNIEQVRRALKPLPEALQFAEVLRAMERVKGEKAFKQARQSLMGIIRGADDEMVKKIKQVVDRVADKMRPDLKKDVFHLCWAPESVPAEDAIGDLMTYLDSNLLTLNTNLLRTNFDRILHSIWVECLEELRDVITADASEEDRTKQFYRRMYDSLSILVEFFHANEKGLKMSIIKGPEYVAVERLLRFNKADTGELESMYFIEHLQLQKETETTKFGTLSTRVYYNFDAEILCVEVLSAKDVIPLDTNAECNEGEKRGLSDPFVMIELCPSSVFPNQTVQKTRIIKKTLHPLFDESFEFNVTADQCKESGAVVLFTVMDHDIMFTNDFAGEVVLSLNNIPGVNGEEVTGFNALKSTTSPLIQVKEKGFGPLAILEQRATDPKAQEFVKKRRAIEAKVAT, from the exons GATGAGAAGGAGGCAGACAAAGCACCGCCGTCGGAGTTGCTATTTGGACCACGACAAAAGATTCATCGCTTACAGGATAAGGAG TTCGAACTCCTATACATTGAGGTGCTGTACACAATAAAACATAAGATTGGAACCACGAGTGGTGGTCATCTGCCTTTTATCCGGGATCTCTACCTCTATGCCCAAGATGCCTTTGGTATATCTCCCGAGGAGCATGCAAGGTTACTGGCGAAAGCTAGTGAGGAAAAG GCGCCAATTGTCATTTTGAATTGTACAGTTGTTGAGGGAAAGGACCTTGAGGCTAAAGATGCAAATG GCTTCAGCGACCCCTACTGCATGCTAGGTATCATGCCTGGTCGCAAGGCCTCAGCCGCCCGCCTAGATATCAACGAAGGAGGCACATATTCATCGGACGAGGAGCTAAAACCAAAAGAAAAGAGAAGTGCCCTCAAGAAGTTCTCTCAAAGcataaaaagaaaaaaggagAAACACACTGTCGTTAAAGACATCTTACCAGCCAAGTATATCAAGTCCACCACGGTGCAGCCATGTACCCTGAATCCAAACTGGAATGAAAAGTTTAGATT CGATTTAGATGACCCTAAGTCGGACAGACTTCATCTTGATATCTG GGACCACGATGAGGAGGTGTCCGTATTCGATGCTGCCAGCAAACTGAATGAGATCCAGAGCTTGAAAGGCCTCGGGAGGGTGTTCAAGCAGATTGCCCAGTCAGCGCGAGCCGGTGAAGATGGTGCCGTTGATGACTTCTTAGGTTGTGTTAACGTACCACTCGAT TGTATTCCATCAACAGGTATTGACAAGTTCTTTGACCTCGAAGGTCGATCCAATAGGTCAAATGTTCAAGGTCAGATCCGCCTGAAGTTGAACCTTGCCACCAGGGAGGACAGGGGAGTTTCTGAAGAGGATAACTGGACGGATATCAAACAGCATGAAGATCTTTACTGTATCTTTATTGAACACGAGATAAGGAAATACCAG GATGCAAAATACAGATGGGATGGGGAGTTACCCCAGGCGGCGCAGACTATCCTTCACCAACATGCCATACAGGGAGACATTACTGAAGTGCAAAGGGCCATGTG TCGCTGGGCGGCCTACAGCAAAAAGCATCTGGAACACCCCTTTGACTATGAGGTGCTGTACAGGCTGCTGGAAGATTTGGATTCAGTCTGGGAGCCTAGTGCACTATCCAGGGAAGAG GACAAGGACGAGGAAGGCAATGAGgaagagaaagaaagaaatgcAAAA AAATCGCCATACGGTACGAATCGACCAAGAAAGACTCAA GAAGAATCTCTGGCTGAGTCTTTTAATCTATTCATTGAGTTCTGCCTTGGCCTATTACGCAAGCTTCGTCAAGTGTTCCCGGCAGCCAACAGAGCAGCACAAGTCAGGCTAGATTTCATGCTGAG GTGCCTTGCTAAAATATACCAGATGAGTGTGTTCCGCAAGTGCTGTCCATTCCAGAAAGAGCTGCATTCGGAAATTGTGGCAGTTTTAAAG AAAGGAAACCTTGAATGGTATGAGAAACAGTATTCTATCACACGACCACAGACGAATGTTAAG GGTGAAGATGAGATTGTCGTGTCCCTGTCTGAGCTGACCAACATTATCAACACAGACTGCCAGAAGTCTCTCCTTTACTATGACAAATCCTTTGAAAA AATCGGCAATGTGAAATATTTTGGCGTTCTCTACAAGCAATTGGAGAAAATG ATCTCTGATGATATCAGCGCCGGCCTTGAAGAAGAG CTTGGTGATGACGTAAACAAAGAGATGGACGGTGTAAAATTGCCCAAAAGACCGCCATCTGCATCCGACCAGGCGGAGTTAGATTGCCCCGGGGCCCATCAGCAAGGCACGCAGTTATTTGAGCTATACTTGGCTCTGCAAGAATTCACAAAATTCAGGGAAAATCTCCCTGCGAG TGAAAGAAAATCGTTGGCGGTGTCCCAACATTACGAATGGTTTAAACCAGCCGTGGAAAGATGGTTGCCGATGGCCAAACACAAACTGATGCAAAGGATCAAGAAAGCAGTAGAGTTGGACAAG ATATTCAGAGATAGATCTTCACACATCGAG ATGTCTGAAGTGGAATCGGGGGTGAAACACAGCACATCCGCAGTTGACGTCTCTTGCTGCTTCGGGCAGATCATTGAGTTCTGGAGGCAGCTCTCCTGGCCAGATCTACCCACCGCATATCCATTTATTACAAAGATCACCGAC GATATGTGTGTGGGTGCAACATACTATGCTGACCTTATCCACGGCAAGCTGAAAAACGCTGGATATTACGATGAAGTTGGGCAGTTTGATGTCACTGAACAG CTTTGCATAACCATCAACAACATAGAACAAGTGCGCAGGGCCCTGAAACCCTTGCCAGAGGCCCTTCAGTTTGCTGAGGTGTTAAGGGCGATGGAGCGTGTCAAAGGAGAGAAGGCATTCAAACAGGCAAGACAGTCCCTGATGGGTATTATCAGGGGTGCTGATGATGAGATGGTGAAAAAGATCAAACAAGTGGTTGACAGGGTGGCCGATAAG ATGCGGCCAGACCTCAAGAAGGACGTGTTCCACTTATGCTGGGCGCCTGAATCGGTTCCTGCTGAAGAT GCAATTGGTGATCTGATGACCTATCTGGATAGTAATCTCCTTACATTAAATACGAATCTCCTTAGGACCAACTTCGACCGTATATTACACTCAATCTGGGTGGAGTGTCTGGAGGAATTGCGTGACGTCATTACAGCTGACGCTTCAGAAGAAGAT CGAACAAAGCAATTCTACAGACGGATGTATGATTCACTGTCAATTCTTGTTGAATTCTTCCACGCCAACGAGAAAGGTCTGAAGATGTCGATCATAAAGGGACCAGAATATGTG GCGGTTGAGCGACTACTGCGTTTCAATAAAGCAGATACTGGAGAACTCGAATCCATGTATTTCATAGAACATTTACAATTACag AAAGAAACGGAGACAACCAAGTTTGGTACTCTCAGCACACGTGTCTATTACAACTTCGATGCTGAAATTCTGTGTGTTGAAGTACTCAGTGCTAAAGATGTCATTCCATTGGACACGAACG CTGAATGCAACGAGGGCGAGAAAAGAG GCCTGAGTGACCCTTTCGTCATGATCGAGTTGTGTCCCTCCTCAGTGTTTCCTAACCAAACGGTACAGAAGACACGCATCATCAAGAAGACATTACATCCACTTTTCGATGAATCGTTTGAGTT CAATGTAACTGCTGATCAGTGTAAAGAGTCCGGTGCCGTGGTTCTGTTCACTGTCATGGATCATGATATCATGTTCACTAATGACTTCGCCGGCGAGGTTGTTCTCTCTTTGAATAACATTCCAGGTGTCAATGGGGAGGAGGTGACAGGATTCAATGCCCTGAAGTCTACCACGAGTCCTCTGATACAGGTCAAGGAAAAAG GTTTTGGACCTTTAGCTATTCTTGAGCAAAGAGCGACGGATCCAAAGGCACAAGAATTCGTGAAGAAGCGAAGAGCAATTGAAGCCAAAGTTGCAACATAG
- the LOC135493598 gene encoding BAI1-associated protein 3-like isoform X8: MSRRGQHRPVRTLSIQRQPSTEEDSRGDVKYSFLPAELGNPKVQESDGSFFESFTALSWKQENRRLRAANEDEKEADKAPPSELLFGPRQKIHRLQDKEFELLYIEVLYTIKHKIGTTSGGHLPFIRDLYLYAQDAFGISPEEHARLLAKASEEKAPIVILNCTVVEGKDLEAKDANGFSDPYCMLGIMPGRKASAARLDINEGGTYSSDEELKPKEKRSALKKFSQSIKRKKEKHTVVKDILPAKYIKSTTVQPCTLNPNWNEKFRFDLDDPKSDRLHLDIWDHDEEVSVFDAASKLNEIQSLKGLGRVFKQIAQSARAGEDGAVDDFLGCVNVPLDCIPSTGIDKFFDLEGRSNRSNVQGQIRLKLNLATREDRGVSEEDNWTDIKQHEDLYCIFIEHEIRKYQDAKYRWDGELPQAAQTILHQHAIQGDITEVQRAMCRWAAYSKKHLEHPFDYEVLYRLLEDLDSVWEPSALSREEWKWTSFELIGLEESLAESFNLFIEFCLGLLRKLRQVFPAANRAAQVRLDFMLRCLAKIYQMSVFRKCCPFQKELHSEIVAVLKKGNLEWYEKQYSITRPQTNVKGEDEIVVSLSELTNIINTDCQKSLLYYDKSFEKIGNVKYFGVLYKQLEKMISDDISAGLEEELGDDVNKEMDGVKLPKRPPSASDQAELDCPGAHQQGTQLFELYLALQEFTKFRENLPASERKSLAVSQHYEWFKPAVERWLPMAKHKLMQRIKKAVELDKIFRDRSSHIEMSEVESGVKHSTSAVDVSCCFGQIIEFWRQLSWPDLPTAYPFITKITDDMCVGATYYADLIHGKLKNAGYYDEVGQFDVTEQRKLDLQLCITINNIEQVRRALKPLPEALQFAEVLRAMERVKGEKAFKQARQSLMGIIRGADDEMVKKIKQVVDRVADKMRPDLKKDVFHLCWAPESVPAEDAIGDLMTYLDSNLLTLNTNLLRTNFDRILHSIWVECLEELRDVITADASEEDRTKQFYRRMYDSLSILVEFFHANEKGLKMSIIKGPEYVAVERLLRFNKADTGELESMYFIEHLQLQKETETTKFGTLSTRVYYNFDAEILCVEVLSAKDVIPLDTNAECNEGEKRGLSDPFVMIELCPSSVFPNQTVQKTRIIKKTLHPLFDESFEFNVTADQCKESGAVVLFTVMDHDIMFTNDFAGEVVLSLNNIPGVNGEEVTGFNALKSTTSPLIQVKEKGFGPLAILEQRATDPKAQEFVKKRRAIEAKVAT, translated from the exons GATGAGAAGGAGGCAGACAAAGCACCGCCGTCGGAGTTGCTATTTGGACCACGACAAAAGATTCATCGCTTACAGGATAAGGAG TTCGAACTCCTATACATTGAGGTGCTGTACACAATAAAACATAAGATTGGAACCACGAGTGGTGGTCATCTGCCTTTTATCCGGGATCTCTACCTCTATGCCCAAGATGCCTTTGGTATATCTCCCGAGGAGCATGCAAGGTTACTGGCGAAAGCTAGTGAGGAAAAG GCGCCAATTGTCATTTTGAATTGTACAGTTGTTGAGGGAAAGGACCTTGAGGCTAAAGATGCAAATG GCTTCAGCGACCCCTACTGCATGCTAGGTATCATGCCTGGTCGCAAGGCCTCAGCCGCCCGCCTAGATATCAACGAAGGAGGCACATATTCATCGGACGAGGAGCTAAAACCAAAAGAAAAGAGAAGTGCCCTCAAGAAGTTCTCTCAAAGcataaaaagaaaaaaggagAAACACACTGTCGTTAAAGACATCTTACCAGCCAAGTATATCAAGTCCACCACGGTGCAGCCATGTACCCTGAATCCAAACTGGAATGAAAAGTTTAGATT CGATTTAGATGACCCTAAGTCGGACAGACTTCATCTTGATATCTG GGACCACGATGAGGAGGTGTCCGTATTCGATGCTGCCAGCAAACTGAATGAGATCCAGAGCTTGAAAGGCCTCGGGAGGGTGTTCAAGCAGATTGCCCAGTCAGCGCGAGCCGGTGAAGATGGTGCCGTTGATGACTTCTTAGGTTGTGTTAACGTACCACTCGAT TGTATTCCATCAACAGGTATTGACAAGTTCTTTGACCTCGAAGGTCGATCCAATAGGTCAAATGTTCAAGGTCAGATCCGCCTGAAGTTGAACCTTGCCACCAGGGAGGACAGGGGAGTTTCTGAAGAGGATAACTGGACGGATATCAAACAGCATGAAGATCTTTACTGTATCTTTATTGAACACGAGATAAGGAAATACCAG GATGCAAAATACAGATGGGATGGGGAGTTACCCCAGGCGGCGCAGACTATCCTTCACCAACATGCCATACAGGGAGACATTACTGAAGTGCAAAGGGCCATGTG TCGCTGGGCGGCCTACAGCAAAAAGCATCTGGAACACCCCTTTGACTATGAGGTGCTGTACAGGCTGCTGGAAGATTTGGATTCAGTCTGGGAGCCTAGTGCACTATCCAGGGAAGAG TGGAAGTGGACATCGTTTGAGCTGATTGGATTG GAAGAATCTCTGGCTGAGTCTTTTAATCTATTCATTGAGTTCTGCCTTGGCCTATTACGCAAGCTTCGTCAAGTGTTCCCGGCAGCCAACAGAGCAGCACAAGTCAGGCTAGATTTCATGCTGAG GTGCCTTGCTAAAATATACCAGATGAGTGTGTTCCGCAAGTGCTGTCCATTCCAGAAAGAGCTGCATTCGGAAATTGTGGCAGTTTTAAAG AAAGGAAACCTTGAATGGTATGAGAAACAGTATTCTATCACACGACCACAGACGAATGTTAAG GGTGAAGATGAGATTGTCGTGTCCCTGTCTGAGCTGACCAACATTATCAACACAGACTGCCAGAAGTCTCTCCTTTACTATGACAAATCCTTTGAAAA AATCGGCAATGTGAAATATTTTGGCGTTCTCTACAAGCAATTGGAGAAAATG ATCTCTGATGATATCAGCGCCGGCCTTGAAGAAGAG CTTGGTGATGACGTAAACAAAGAGATGGACGGTGTAAAATTGCCCAAAAGACCGCCATCTGCATCCGACCAGGCGGAGTTAGATTGCCCCGGGGCCCATCAGCAAGGCACGCAGTTATTTGAGCTATACTTGGCTCTGCAAGAATTCACAAAATTCAGGGAAAATCTCCCTGCGAG TGAAAGAAAATCGTTGGCGGTGTCCCAACATTACGAATGGTTTAAACCAGCCGTGGAAAGATGGTTGCCGATGGCCAAACACAAACTGATGCAAAGGATCAAGAAAGCAGTAGAGTTGGACAAG ATATTCAGAGATAGATCTTCACACATCGAG ATGTCTGAAGTGGAATCGGGGGTGAAACACAGCACATCCGCAGTTGACGTCTCTTGCTGCTTCGGGCAGATCATTGAGTTCTGGAGGCAGCTCTCCTGGCCAGATCTACCCACCGCATATCCATTTATTACAAAGATCACCGAC GATATGTGTGTGGGTGCAACATACTATGCTGACCTTATCCACGGCAAGCTGAAAAACGCTGGATATTACGATGAAGTTGGGCAGTTTGATGTCACTGAACAG AGAAAGCTTGATCTCCAG CTTTGCATAACCATCAACAACATAGAACAAGTGCGCAGGGCCCTGAAACCCTTGCCAGAGGCCCTTCAGTTTGCTGAGGTGTTAAGGGCGATGGAGCGTGTCAAAGGAGAGAAGGCATTCAAACAGGCAAGACAGTCCCTGATGGGTATTATCAGGGGTGCTGATGATGAGATGGTGAAAAAGATCAAACAAGTGGTTGACAGGGTGGCCGATAAG ATGCGGCCAGACCTCAAGAAGGACGTGTTCCACTTATGCTGGGCGCCTGAATCGGTTCCTGCTGAAGAT GCAATTGGTGATCTGATGACCTATCTGGATAGTAATCTCCTTACATTAAATACGAATCTCCTTAGGACCAACTTCGACCGTATATTACACTCAATCTGGGTGGAGTGTCTGGAGGAATTGCGTGACGTCATTACAGCTGACGCTTCAGAAGAAGAT CGAACAAAGCAATTCTACAGACGGATGTATGATTCACTGTCAATTCTTGTTGAATTCTTCCACGCCAACGAGAAAGGTCTGAAGATGTCGATCATAAAGGGACCAGAATATGTG GCGGTTGAGCGACTACTGCGTTTCAATAAAGCAGATACTGGAGAACTCGAATCCATGTATTTCATAGAACATTTACAATTACag AAAGAAACGGAGACAACCAAGTTTGGTACTCTCAGCACACGTGTCTATTACAACTTCGATGCTGAAATTCTGTGTGTTGAAGTACTCAGTGCTAAAGATGTCATTCCATTGGACACGAACG CTGAATGCAACGAGGGCGAGAAAAGAG GCCTGAGTGACCCTTTCGTCATGATCGAGTTGTGTCCCTCCTCAGTGTTTCCTAACCAAACGGTACAGAAGACACGCATCATCAAGAAGACATTACATCCACTTTTCGATGAATCGTTTGAGTT CAATGTAACTGCTGATCAGTGTAAAGAGTCCGGTGCCGTGGTTCTGTTCACTGTCATGGATCATGATATCATGTTCACTAATGACTTCGCCGGCGAGGTTGTTCTCTCTTTGAATAACATTCCAGGTGTCAATGGGGAGGAGGTGACAGGATTCAATGCCCTGAAGTCTACCACGAGTCCTCTGATACAGGTCAAGGAAAAAG GTTTTGGACCTTTAGCTATTCTTGAGCAAAGAGCGACGGATCCAAAGGCACAAGAATTCGTGAAGAAGCGAAGAGCAATTGAAGCCAAAGTTGCAACATAG
- the LOC135493598 gene encoding BAI1-associated protein 3-like isoform X7 yields MSRRGQHRPVRTLSIQRQPSTEEDSRGDVKYSFLPAELGNPKVQESDGSFFESFTALSWKQENRRLRAANEDEKEADKAPPSELLFGPRQKIHRLQDKEFELLYIEVLYTIKHKIGTTSGGHLPFIRDLYLYAQDAFGISPEEHARLLAKASEEKAPIVILNCTVVEGKDLEAKDANGFSDPYCMLGIMPGRKASAARLDINEGGTYSSDEELKPKEKRSALKKFSQSIKRKKEKHTVVKDILPAKYIKSTTVQPCTLNPNWNEKFRFDLDDPKSDRLHLDIWDHDEEVSVFDAASKLNEIQSLKGLGRVFKQIAQSARAGEDGAVDDFLGCVNVPLDCIPSTGIDKFFDLEGRSNRSNVQGQIRLKLNLATREDRGVSEEDNWTDIKQHEDLYCIFIEHEIRKYQDAKYRWDGELPQAAQTILHQHAIQGDITEVQRAMCRWAAYSKKHLEHPFDYEVLYRLLEDLDSVWEPSALSREEDKDEEGNEEEKERNAKKSPYGTNRPRKTQEESLAESFNLFIEFCLGLLRKLRQVFPAANRAAQVRLDFMLRCLAKIYQMSVFRKCCPFQKELHSEIVAVLKKGNLEWYEKQYSITRPQTNVKGEDEIVVSLSELTNIINTDCQKSLLYYDKSFEKIGNVKYFGVLYKQLEKMISDDISAGLEEELGDDVNKEMDGVKLPKRPPSASDQAELDCPGAHQQGTQLFELYLALQEFTKFRENLPASERKSLAVSQHYEWFKPAVERWLPMAKHKLMQRIKKAVELDKMSEVESGVKHSTSAVDVSCCFGQIIEFWRQLSWPDLPTAYPFITKITDDMCVGATYYADLIHGKLKNAGYYDEVGQFDVTEQLCITINNIEQVRRALKPLPEALQFAEVLRAMERVKGEKAFKQARQSLMGIIRGADDEMVKKIKQVVDRVADKMRPDLKKDVFHLCWAPESVPAEDAIGDLMTYLDSNLLTLNTNLLRTNFDRILHSIWVECLEELRDVITADASEEDRTKQFYRRMYDSLSILVEFFHANEKGLKMSIIKGPEYVAVERLLRFNKADTGELESMYFIEHLQLQKETETTKFGTLSTRVYYNFDAEILCVEVLSAKDVIPLDTNAECNEGEKRGLSDPFVMIELCPSSVFPNQTVQKTRIIKKTLHPLFDESFEFNVTADQCKESGAVVLFTVMDHDIMFTNDFAGEVVLSLNNIPGVNGEEVTGFNALKSTTSPLIQVKEKGFGPLAILEQRATDPKAQEFVKKRRAIEAKVAT; encoded by the exons GATGAGAAGGAGGCAGACAAAGCACCGCCGTCGGAGTTGCTATTTGGACCACGACAAAAGATTCATCGCTTACAGGATAAGGAG TTCGAACTCCTATACATTGAGGTGCTGTACACAATAAAACATAAGATTGGAACCACGAGTGGTGGTCATCTGCCTTTTATCCGGGATCTCTACCTCTATGCCCAAGATGCCTTTGGTATATCTCCCGAGGAGCATGCAAGGTTACTGGCGAAAGCTAGTGAGGAAAAG GCGCCAATTGTCATTTTGAATTGTACAGTTGTTGAGGGAAAGGACCTTGAGGCTAAAGATGCAAATG GCTTCAGCGACCCCTACTGCATGCTAGGTATCATGCCTGGTCGCAAGGCCTCAGCCGCCCGCCTAGATATCAACGAAGGAGGCACATATTCATCGGACGAGGAGCTAAAACCAAAAGAAAAGAGAAGTGCCCTCAAGAAGTTCTCTCAAAGcataaaaagaaaaaaggagAAACACACTGTCGTTAAAGACATCTTACCAGCCAAGTATATCAAGTCCACCACGGTGCAGCCATGTACCCTGAATCCAAACTGGAATGAAAAGTTTAGATT CGATTTAGATGACCCTAAGTCGGACAGACTTCATCTTGATATCTG GGACCACGATGAGGAGGTGTCCGTATTCGATGCTGCCAGCAAACTGAATGAGATCCAGAGCTTGAAAGGCCTCGGGAGGGTGTTCAAGCAGATTGCCCAGTCAGCGCGAGCCGGTGAAGATGGTGCCGTTGATGACTTCTTAGGTTGTGTTAACGTACCACTCGAT TGTATTCCATCAACAGGTATTGACAAGTTCTTTGACCTCGAAGGTCGATCCAATAGGTCAAATGTTCAAGGTCAGATCCGCCTGAAGTTGAACCTTGCCACCAGGGAGGACAGGGGAGTTTCTGAAGAGGATAACTGGACGGATATCAAACAGCATGAAGATCTTTACTGTATCTTTATTGAACACGAGATAAGGAAATACCAG GATGCAAAATACAGATGGGATGGGGAGTTACCCCAGGCGGCGCAGACTATCCTTCACCAACATGCCATACAGGGAGACATTACTGAAGTGCAAAGGGCCATGTG TCGCTGGGCGGCCTACAGCAAAAAGCATCTGGAACACCCCTTTGACTATGAGGTGCTGTACAGGCTGCTGGAAGATTTGGATTCAGTCTGGGAGCCTAGTGCACTATCCAGGGAAGAG GACAAGGACGAGGAAGGCAATGAGgaagagaaagaaagaaatgcAAAA AAATCGCCATACGGTACGAATCGACCAAGAAAGACTCAA GAAGAATCTCTGGCTGAGTCTTTTAATCTATTCATTGAGTTCTGCCTTGGCCTATTACGCAAGCTTCGTCAAGTGTTCCCGGCAGCCAACAGAGCAGCACAAGTCAGGCTAGATTTCATGCTGAG GTGCCTTGCTAAAATATACCAGATGAGTGTGTTCCGCAAGTGCTGTCCATTCCAGAAAGAGCTGCATTCGGAAATTGTGGCAGTTTTAAAG AAAGGAAACCTTGAATGGTATGAGAAACAGTATTCTATCACACGACCACAGACGAATGTTAAG GGTGAAGATGAGATTGTCGTGTCCCTGTCTGAGCTGACCAACATTATCAACACAGACTGCCAGAAGTCTCTCCTTTACTATGACAAATCCTTTGAAAA AATCGGCAATGTGAAATATTTTGGCGTTCTCTACAAGCAATTGGAGAAAATG ATCTCTGATGATATCAGCGCCGGCCTTGAAGAAGAG CTTGGTGATGACGTAAACAAAGAGATGGACGGTGTAAAATTGCCCAAAAGACCGCCATCTGCATCCGACCAGGCGGAGTTAGATTGCCCCGGGGCCCATCAGCAAGGCACGCAGTTATTTGAGCTATACTTGGCTCTGCAAGAATTCACAAAATTCAGGGAAAATCTCCCTGCGAG TGAAAGAAAATCGTTGGCGGTGTCCCAACATTACGAATGGTTTAAACCAGCCGTGGAAAGATGGTTGCCGATGGCCAAACACAAACTGATGCAAAGGATCAAGAAAGCAGTAGAGTTGGACAAG ATGTCTGAAGTGGAATCGGGGGTGAAACACAGCACATCCGCAGTTGACGTCTCTTGCTGCTTCGGGCAGATCATTGAGTTCTGGAGGCAGCTCTCCTGGCCAGATCTACCCACCGCATATCCATTTATTACAAAGATCACCGAC GATATGTGTGTGGGTGCAACATACTATGCTGACCTTATCCACGGCAAGCTGAAAAACGCTGGATATTACGATGAAGTTGGGCAGTTTGATGTCACTGAACAG CTTTGCATAACCATCAACAACATAGAACAAGTGCGCAGGGCCCTGAAACCCTTGCCAGAGGCCCTTCAGTTTGCTGAGGTGTTAAGGGCGATGGAGCGTGTCAAAGGAGAGAAGGCATTCAAACAGGCAAGACAGTCCCTGATGGGTATTATCAGGGGTGCTGATGATGAGATGGTGAAAAAGATCAAACAAGTGGTTGACAGGGTGGCCGATAAG ATGCGGCCAGACCTCAAGAAGGACGTGTTCCACTTATGCTGGGCGCCTGAATCGGTTCCTGCTGAAGAT GCAATTGGTGATCTGATGACCTATCTGGATAGTAATCTCCTTACATTAAATACGAATCTCCTTAGGACCAACTTCGACCGTATATTACACTCAATCTGGGTGGAGTGTCTGGAGGAATTGCGTGACGTCATTACAGCTGACGCTTCAGAAGAAGAT CGAACAAAGCAATTCTACAGACGGATGTATGATTCACTGTCAATTCTTGTTGAATTCTTCCACGCCAACGAGAAAGGTCTGAAGATGTCGATCATAAAGGGACCAGAATATGTG GCGGTTGAGCGACTACTGCGTTTCAATAAAGCAGATACTGGAGAACTCGAATCCATGTATTTCATAGAACATTTACAATTACag AAAGAAACGGAGACAACCAAGTTTGGTACTCTCAGCACACGTGTCTATTACAACTTCGATGCTGAAATTCTGTGTGTTGAAGTACTCAGTGCTAAAGATGTCATTCCATTGGACACGAACG CTGAATGCAACGAGGGCGAGAAAAGAG GCCTGAGTGACCCTTTCGTCATGATCGAGTTGTGTCCCTCCTCAGTGTTTCCTAACCAAACGGTACAGAAGACACGCATCATCAAGAAGACATTACATCCACTTTTCGATGAATCGTTTGAGTT CAATGTAACTGCTGATCAGTGTAAAGAGTCCGGTGCCGTGGTTCTGTTCACTGTCATGGATCATGATATCATGTTCACTAATGACTTCGCCGGCGAGGTTGTTCTCTCTTTGAATAACATTCCAGGTGTCAATGGGGAGGAGGTGACAGGATTCAATGCCCTGAAGTCTACCACGAGTCCTCTGATACAGGTCAAGGAAAAAG GTTTTGGACCTTTAGCTATTCTTGAGCAAAGAGCGACGGATCCAAAGGCACAAGAATTCGTGAAGAAGCGAAGAGCAATTGAAGCCAAAGTTGCAACATAG